A single genomic interval of Flavobacterium sp. N2820 harbors:
- a CDS encoding SAM-dependent methyltransferase, translating to MSEIQKTSTENWFASWFDTKYYHILYKERNDEEAQLLMDNLTHYLNLPEDAKILDLACGKGRHAIYLNSLDFDVTGADLSENSIAEASKFANDKLHFKVHDMREPFEEKYDAIFNLFTSFGYFEDNADNYKTIKAIHDSLTETGFAVIDFMNVDYVVENLVADEVKSVDGIDFHIKRYLKDGYIYKEIDFEDQGETFHFTEKVQALRLSDFEQIMEEAGIFLLDIFGDYKLRKFFKTQSERLIMIFK from the coding sequence ATGTCAGAAATACAAAAGACTTCAACAGAAAATTGGTTTGCCTCTTGGTTTGATACCAAATATTATCACATTTTATACAAAGAACGCAACGACGAAGAGGCCCAATTGTTAATGGATAATTTGACGCACTATTTAAACCTTCCAGAAGACGCTAAAATCTTAGACTTAGCTTGTGGAAAAGGACGCCATGCCATTTACTTAAACTCCCTAGACTTTGACGTTACAGGTGCCGATTTATCTGAAAATAGTATTGCCGAAGCTTCTAAATTTGCAAACGATAAACTCCACTTCAAAGTACACGATATGCGTGAACCGTTTGAAGAAAAATACGATGCCATTTTTAATTTATTCACCAGCTTTGGCTATTTTGAAGACAATGCCGACAATTATAAAACCATCAAAGCCATTCATGATAGCTTAACCGAAACCGGATTTGCGGTTATCGATTTTATGAATGTGGATTATGTTGTAGAAAATTTAGTGGCTGATGAAGTAAAATCAGTAGACGGAATAGATTTTCATATCAAACGCTATTTGAAAGACGGCTACATTTACAAAGAAATTGATTTTGAAGACCAAGGCGAAACGTTTCATTTTACCGAAAAAGTACAAGCACTTCGCCTGTCCGATTTTGAACAAATTATGGAAGAAGCGGGTATCTTTTTATTGGATATCTTTGGCGATTATAAATTGCGAAAGTTCTTTAAAACACAATCCGAACGTTTAATTATGATTTTTAAATAA
- a CDS encoding DUF6095 family protein, producing the protein MATNKKILVKGIRYLSGALPMLFIGPIIINSAFKNQDNPLYPYVLGLGIIGCLFAMFLIYKGIQTILKSLFDGDKQGE; encoded by the coding sequence ATGGCAACCAATAAAAAAATATTAGTAAAAGGAATACGATATTTATCGGGTGCTTTACCAATGTTATTCATAGGACCTATAATTATCAATAGTGCTTTTAAAAATCAAGATAACCCTTTATATCCTTATGTTTTAGGATTAGGAATTATTGGCTGTTTGTTTGCCATGTTTTTGATTTATAAAGGAATCCAAACGATTTTAAAAAGCTTATTTGATGGCGATAAACAAGGGGAATAA
- a CDS encoding DNA gyrase/topoisomerase IV subunit A, translated as MKDEEEDNIIPNEDENFNNQDQSTNEEGFEDIRVSTGHHFYENNENPEDTITKVTGMYKDWFLDYASYVILERAVPAIEDGFKPVQRRIMHSMKELDDGRYNKVANIVGHTMQYHPHGDASIGDAMVQIGQKDLIIDMQGNWGNILTGDSAAASRYIEARISKFGHDVLYSPKITEWGMSYDGRRAEPINLPVKFPLLLAQGAEGIAVGLSTKVLPHNFNELIDSSIKILKGKPFTLFPDFPTAGIADVSNYNDGLRGGRVRVRAKIGQLDKQTLVITQIPFSTNTSTLIDSILKANEKGKIKIKKIEDNTAAEVEILIHLPAGVSPDKTIDALYAFTACETSVAPLGCVIANHKPLFIGVSDMLKISTNRTVDLLKRELEIQLDELENKWHFSTLEKIFIREEMYIDFKLYSDRESLYKYMYDRFEPFLKSFVREINDDDLQKLTQIPMIRITRFDSDKADEAISKLEAEMEQVKFHLDHIIDYTIDFFQKLKDKYGKGRERQTELRSFDNIEATKVVLRNTKLYVNKEEGFFGTGLKKDEYVADCSDIDDVIVFLRDGKMMVAKVDDKKFVGKDIIHIAVFDKNDKRTIYNMMYRDGKNGSTFIKRFNVSGVTRDKFYDLTQEKPGSMVSYFSANPNGEAEVVTILLRQVGSVKKLKWDVDFSDIAIKGRASRGNTVTKYPIKKIELKEKGISTLRPRKVWFDDTVQRLNVDGRGELLGEFRPNDRLLIVNQSGKLKTIIPELTTHFDEDMIVLEKWNPNKPISCIYYDGEKDRYFVKRFLIENENKEEIFITEHEKSQLEIVSTDWRPVAEVIFAKVKGVQKENQTIDLEQFIAVKGIKALGNQLTADKLKQINLLDPLPYEEPEEIAPEEIEVAGENNISDDIQTELDDDGQITLSLD; from the coding sequence ATGAAAGACGAAGAAGAAGATAACATCATTCCAAACGAAGACGAAAATTTCAATAATCAAGACCAATCCACAAATGAGGAAGGTTTTGAAGATATTCGTGTTTCAACAGGACATCATTTTTACGAAAACAACGAAAATCCAGAAGACACCATTACCAAAGTTACAGGAATGTACAAAGATTGGTTTTTGGACTACGCTTCGTATGTAATTCTAGAACGTGCAGTTCCAGCGATTGAAGACGGTTTTAAACCGGTACAACGTCGTATTATGCATTCCATGAAAGAGTTAGATGATGGGCGTTACAATAAAGTAGCCAATATCGTTGGTCACACCATGCAGTATCACCCTCACGGAGATGCGAGTATTGGTGATGCCATGGTGCAAATTGGTCAAAAAGACCTAATCATCGATATGCAAGGAAACTGGGGAAATATCTTAACAGGAGATAGTGCAGCAGCTTCCCGTTACATTGAGGCCCGAATTTCAAAATTTGGTCACGATGTGTTGTATTCGCCAAAAATTACCGAATGGGGAATGTCATACGATGGTCGTCGTGCCGAACCAATTAATCTTCCGGTGAAGTTTCCATTGTTGTTAGCACAAGGCGCTGAAGGTATTGCCGTAGGTTTATCGACCAAAGTGTTACCACACAATTTTAACGAATTAATAGACTCGTCTATCAAAATATTAAAAGGGAAACCTTTTACCTTATTTCCTGATTTTCCAACCGCAGGTATTGCTGATGTTTCCAATTATAATGATGGATTACGTGGTGGACGCGTGCGTGTGCGTGCCAAAATTGGGCAGTTAGACAAACAAACTTTGGTGATTACCCAAATTCCGTTTTCAACCAATACATCTACGTTGATTGATAGTATTTTGAAAGCCAACGAAAAGGGGAAAATCAAAATCAAGAAAATTGAAGACAACACGGCTGCTGAGGTTGAAATTTTAATTCATTTGCCAGCTGGTGTTTCTCCCGATAAAACAATTGATGCGTTGTATGCATTCACAGCTTGCGAAACTTCGGTGGCGCCTTTAGGCTGTGTGATTGCAAATCATAAACCGTTGTTTATTGGGGTTTCTGATATGTTGAAAATTTCGACCAACAGAACGGTTGATTTGCTCAAACGCGAATTGGAAATTCAGTTGGACGAATTAGAAAATAAATGGCATTTCTCTACGTTAGAAAAGATTTTCATTCGTGAAGAAATGTACATCGACTTCAAATTGTATTCCGACAGAGAATCGTTGTACAAATATATGTATGACCGATTTGAGCCGTTTTTAAAATCATTTGTTCGAGAAATTAACGATGATGATTTGCAAAAATTAACGCAAATTCCAATGATTCGTATTACACGTTTTGACTCGGATAAAGCGGATGAAGCGATTTCGAAACTGGAAGCTGAAATGGAACAAGTCAAGTTTCATTTAGATCATATTATTGATTATACGATTGATTTCTTCCAAAAACTAAAAGACAAATACGGAAAAGGGCGCGAGCGTCAAACTGAATTAAGAAGTTTTGATAATATTGAAGCTACGAAAGTAGTTTTGAGAAACACAAAACTATACGTGAACAAAGAAGAAGGTTTCTTTGGAACAGGCTTAAAGAAAGACGAATACGTTGCTGATTGTTCAGATATCGACGATGTAATTGTATTCCTTCGCGATGGAAAAATGATGGTAGCAAAAGTGGATGATAAAAAATTCGTAGGAAAAGATATTATTCACATCGCTGTTTTTGATAAAAACGACAAACGAACCATTTACAACATGATGTATCGTGATGGTAAAAACGGTTCGACTTTTATCAAACGTTTCAATGTTTCAGGTGTAACTCGTGATAAATTTTACGATTTAACACAAGAAAAACCAGGTTCAATGGTGTCTTATTTCTCTGCCAATCCAAACGGAGAAGCAGAAGTAGTAACGATTTTATTACGTCAAGTAGGAAGCGTGAAAAAACTGAAATGGGATGTTGATTTCTCTGATATAGCTATCAAAGGAAGAGCTTCACGAGGTAATACAGTAACCAAATATCCAATCAAAAAAATCGAGTTAAAAGAGAAAGGAATTTCGACTTTACGTCCGAGAAAAGTTTGGTTTGATGACACAGTACAACGATTAAATGTCGATGGAAGAGGTGAGTTGTTAGGCGAATTTCGTCCAAATGATCGTTTGTTGATTGTGAACCAATCTGGAAAACTAAAAACTATTATTCCAGAATTAACCACACACTTTGATGAAGATATGATTGTGTTGGAAAAATGGAATCCAAATAAACCGATTTCGTGTATTTATTACGATGGTGAAAAAGACCGTTATTTTGTAAAACGTTTCTTAATTGAAAACGAAAATAAAGAGGAAATTTTTATTACCGAACACGAAAAATCGCAATTAGAGATTGTTTCTACCGATTGGCGTCCAGTTGCTGAGGTTATTTTTGCCAAAGTAAAAGGTGTTCAAAAAGAAAATCAAACAATTGATTTAGAGCAATTTATTGCGGTTAAAGGCATCAAAGCTTTAGGTAACCAATTGACTGCTGATAAGTTGAAACAAATTAATTTATTAGATCCATTGCCTTACGAAGAACCTGAAGAAATTGCTCCTGAAGAAATCGAAGTTGCTGGAGAAAACAATATTTCAGACGATATTCAAACTGAATTAGACGACGACGGACAAATAACGTTGTCTTTAGATTAA
- a CDS encoding THUMP domain-containing class I SAM-dependent RNA methyltransferase has translation MENYKMTAKTFFGFEEILARELQILGAQQVEIGTRVVSFKGDKGFMYKANLALRTALKILKPIKTFKAHNDKALYEGIRAIDWSDYLTEHNTFLVETTLHSENFNHSQFVALKTKDAIVDQFRDLNGKRPSIDKDFPDLQIHVHIDRDNVTVSLDSSGASLHHRGYRTATNIAPINEVLAAGMLILAGWEGKSHFLDPMCGSGTILAEAAMIACNVPANINRKEFGFEKWKDWDAELFDNIMESLLKKTREFHYTITGYDKAPSAVAKAKDNVRNANLDEYITITNENFFDSKKETEGPLHMVFNPPYGERLDIDMERFYREIGDTLKQNYPNTNAWFITANLEALKFVGLKPSRKIKLFNGKLEARLVKYEMYEGSKKGKYMNSEG, from the coding sequence ATGGAAAATTATAAAATGACCGCCAAAACCTTCTTTGGTTTTGAAGAAATATTAGCAAGAGAACTACAAATTCTTGGTGCGCAACAAGTTGAAATTGGTACGCGTGTAGTTAGTTTTAAAGGAGATAAAGGATTTATGTACAAAGCCAATTTGGCACTTCGTACGGCTTTAAAAATCTTAAAACCTATAAAAACGTTTAAAGCACATAACGACAAAGCGTTGTATGAAGGCATTAGAGCGATTGATTGGTCGGATTACTTGACGGAACACAATACGTTTTTAGTAGAAACTACATTACATTCTGAAAACTTCAATCACAGTCAGTTTGTGGCTTTGAAAACGAAAGATGCGATTGTGGATCAATTTAGAGATTTGAACGGAAAGCGTCCAAGTATCGATAAAGACTTCCCAGATTTACAAATTCACGTGCATATTGATAGAGATAATGTAACGGTTTCGTTAGATTCTTCGGGTGCTTCGTTGCACCATAGAGGGTATCGAACGGCTACGAATATTGCGCCTATCAACGAAGTTTTAGCAGCAGGAATGTTGATTTTAGCGGGTTGGGAAGGTAAGAGTCATTTCTTAGACCCAATGTGTGGTTCAGGAACTATTTTGGCGGAAGCGGCGATGATTGCTTGCAACGTTCCAGCGAATATTAACCGTAAGGAATTTGGTTTTGAGAAATGGAAAGATTGGGATGCGGAATTGTTTGATAACATTATGGAATCGTTATTAAAGAAAACGCGCGAATTTCATTACACGATTACAGGCTATGACAAAGCGCCAAGTGCGGTTGCTAAAGCAAAAGACAATGTTAGAAACGCCAATTTAGACGAATACATTACCATTACCAATGAAAACTTCTTTGATTCTAAAAAAGAAACCGAAGGACCGTTACACATGGTGTTCAATCCGCCTTATGGAGAGCGTTTGGATATTGATATGGAGCGTTTTTATAGAGAAATTGGCGATACGTTAAAACAAAATTATCCGAATACCAACGCTTGGTTCATTACTGCTAATTTAGAAGCTTTGAAATTCGTAGGCTTAAAACCCAGTAGAAAGATTAAACTGTTCAATGGTAAGTTAGAAGCCCGTTTGGTGAAATACGAAATGTATGAAGGCAGTAAGAAAGGTAAGTATATGAATAGTGAGGGATAA
- a CDS encoding ZIP family metal transporter: MQYIITFSAVILGFLIALFLKPQKKKNIKLLLAFSGAFLLSLTVLHLLPELFSEGHNHVHEGEEAHATLPVGVFIMIGILFQILLEFFSKGAEHGHVHVHTDEHNELHHIPWLLFISLCIHALLEGFPIHENNNLAYGIAVHHFPIAIILTLFFVNAKMNKLMIFAFMFSFALMTPLGTLLAEQMHFAQHYSKEISAVVVGILFHISSTIIFESNEGHKFNLAKITMIVFGFVLAYIIEMGHSH, from the coding sequence ATGCAGTATATCATCACCTTTTCAGCTGTTATTTTAGGGTTTTTAATCGCTTTGTTTTTAAAACCACAAAAGAAAAAAAACATCAAATTATTGTTGGCATTCAGTGGTGCGTTTTTACTTTCGCTTACCGTTTTACACCTACTTCCTGAATTATTTAGCGAAGGACACAATCACGTTCACGAAGGAGAAGAAGCACATGCCACGTTACCAGTTGGTGTTTTCATTATGATTGGAATTTTATTTCAAATCTTATTGGAATTTTTCTCAAAAGGTGCCGAACACGGTCACGTACATGTACATACCGACGAACATAACGAATTGCATCACATTCCGTGGTTGTTGTTTATTAGTTTGTGTATTCACGCCTTGTTAGAAGGTTTTCCAATTCACGAAAACAACAATTTAGCCTATGGAATTGCAGTACACCACTTCCCTATTGCCATTATTTTGACCTTGTTTTTCGTAAATGCGAAGATGAATAAACTAATGATTTTTGCTTTTATGTTTTCCTTCGCATTAATGACACCACTAGGCACTTTATTAGCGGAACAAATGCATTTTGCTCAACATTATTCAAAGGAAATTTCGGCTGTAGTAGTGGGAATTTTATTTCACATTTCCTCAACAATTATTTTTGAAAGTAACGAAGGACATAAATTCAATTTGGCTAAAATTACCATGATTGTGTTTGGTTTCGTTTTGGCATATATAATTGAAATGGGGCATTCGCATTAA
- a CDS encoding DNA topoisomerase IV — MKFNLQNTIYGLLLLTLLTSCYNQERNCNDFKTGKFTSETEIEGKKYTSTFERNDSIQIESYEGKIDTFKVRWTNDCEYIIQNTNPKNREEKKPVQMKILTTNADSYTFEYSFVGDSKKQRGTVTKLN, encoded by the coding sequence ATGAAATTCAACTTACAAAATACAATTTACGGTTTACTACTTCTAACATTGCTGACTTCTTGTTACAATCAAGAACGCAATTGTAACGATTTTAAAACGGGTAAATTTACTTCGGAAACCGAAATTGAAGGCAAAAAATACACCAGTACTTTTGAACGAAACGATTCTATTCAAATAGAAAGCTACGAAGGTAAAATTGATACTTTTAAAGTGCGATGGACCAATGATTGCGAATACATTATTCAAAATACGAATCCAAAAAACCGCGAAGAAAAAAAACCAGTTCAAATGAAAATTTTGACAACTAACGCTGATTCATATACATTTGAATATTCTTTTGTGGGCGATTCAAAAAAACAGCGTGGAACTGTAACAAAACTGAACTAA
- a CDS encoding formate--tetrahydrofolate ligase, translated as MSTFPSDIEIAQNATMSHIKEIANKINISNDDLEYYGKYKAKLPLHLQHENPKGKLILVSAMSPTKYGEGKTTMSIGLTDGLNYIGKKAIAVLREPSLGPVFGLKGGAAGGGYAQVLPMEDINLHFTGDFSAIEKANNLLSAMIDNNLQNQKYSLNLDPRTIAWKRVMDMNDRSLRHIIIGVGGKTNGMLREDGFNITPASEVMAILCLAKDLEDLKLRLGNIFIGKTFDGKPIFARDLNAVGAMTVLLKDAIKPNLVQTLDGNPAILHGGPFASIAQGTNTAIATKMGLSLGDYVVTEAGFGADLGAEKFLHIKCEQAGLKPDAVVLVATLRAIKHHAGMSEYELKVPKVAAIESGFCNLEKHIENIQKFGINPVVCVNAFPDDTQAEYDKLKELCAAKGVTAIVSTAFVEGGKGSAELASKVIAEIEAGKANYKPLYVPSDSIEYKIKTVATEIYGAHTVDFSPKAKTQLKMINDLGFSHFSVCMAKTPASFSDNEKLIGRPTNFDITVREFEIASGAGFIVPLLGEVMRMPGLPAVPNAERIDIDNDGRITGLS; from the coding sequence ATGTCAACATTTCCATCAGACATTGAAATTGCACAAAATGCAACCATGTCTCACATTAAAGAAATCGCTAATAAAATCAATATTTCAAACGACGATTTAGAATATTATGGCAAATACAAAGCCAAATTACCCTTACACTTACAACACGAAAATCCGAAAGGAAAACTAATTTTAGTTTCTGCCATGTCGCCTACCAAATATGGTGAAGGGAAAACCACTATGTCAATTGGTTTAACCGATGGATTGAATTACATCGGTAAAAAAGCAATTGCGGTTTTGAGAGAACCCTCTCTTGGACCTGTTTTTGGTTTAAAAGGAGGTGCTGCTGGTGGTGGTTATGCCCAAGTTTTGCCTATGGAAGACATTAATTTGCATTTTACAGGTGATTTCTCTGCGATTGAAAAAGCAAATAACTTGCTTTCGGCGATGATTGATAATAATCTGCAAAATCAAAAATATTCTTTGAATTTAGATCCGAGAACAATTGCTTGGAAACGAGTAATGGACATGAACGATCGTTCGCTTCGTCATATTATTATTGGTGTTGGTGGTAAAACAAACGGAATGTTACGCGAAGACGGTTTCAATATAACACCCGCTTCGGAAGTGATGGCGATTTTGTGTTTGGCAAAAGATTTAGAAGATTTGAAACTTCGTTTAGGAAATATTTTTATTGGAAAAACGTTTGATGGAAAGCCTATTTTTGCCCGCGATTTGAATGCGGTAGGAGCAATGACTGTTTTGTTGAAAGATGCCATTAAACCTAATTTAGTGCAAACTTTAGACGGAAATCCTGCTATTTTGCATGGTGGTCCATTTGCGAGTATTGCACAAGGAACGAATACCGCAATTGCTACCAAAATGGGATTATCGCTTGGTGATTATGTAGTTACAGAAGCTGGTTTTGGTGCCGATTTAGGTGCCGAAAAATTCTTGCATATCAAATGTGAGCAAGCCGGTTTAAAGCCTGATGCAGTGGTTTTAGTAGCTACTTTGAGAGCGATAAAACATCATGCTGGAATGAGTGAATATGAATTGAAAGTACCAAAAGTGGCTGCTATTGAAAGTGGTTTTTGTAATTTAGAAAAACACATCGAAAACATTCAGAAGTTTGGAATTAACCCAGTAGTTTGTGTGAATGCTTTTCCAGATGATACGCAAGCAGAATACGATAAATTGAAAGAATTATGTGCTGCAAAAGGGGTAACCGCAATTGTGAGTACTGCTTTTGTTGAAGGGGGAAAAGGTTCGGCTGAATTGGCTTCTAAAGTTATTGCCGAAATAGAAGCAGGAAAAGCAAATTACAAACCGCTTTATGTGCCTTCGGATAGTATTGAGTATAAGATTAAAACGGTTGCTACTGAGATTTATGGTGCCCATACGGTAGATTTTTCTCCAAAAGCAAAAACACAATTAAAAATGATTAACGATTTAGGATTTAGTCATTTTTCGGTTTGTATGGCTAAAACGCCAGCGAGTTTTTCAGATAATGAAAAGTTAATTGGTCGCCCTACAAATTTTGATATTACGGTTCGTGAATTTGAAATTGCGAGTGGTGCTGGATTCATTGTACCGCTTTTAGGTGAAGTAATGCGAATGCCTGGTTTACCCGCTGTTCCAAACGCAGAGCGAATTGATATTGATAACGATGGAAGAATTACAGGATTGTCTTAA
- the murQ gene encoding N-acetylmuramic acid 6-phosphate etherase gives MNFTKTTEQASKYEHLEKMSVTDLLTNINNEDKTVPLAVEKAIPQIETLVTEIVTKMKQGGRLFYIGAGTSGRLGIVDASECPPTFGVPFDLVIGIIAGGDTAIRKAVEFAEDDSAQAWKDLQEWNINENDVVIGIAASGTTPYVIGGLEMCHQHNISTGSISCNAGSPLSKTAKFPIDVVVGPEFVTGSSRMKAGTAQKLVLNMISTATMIQLGKVKGNKMVDMQLSNTKLIDRGTRMIMEEIPVSYEEANQLLNTHGSVRNAVDYYNNNN, from the coding sequence ATGAACTTTACCAAAACCACTGAACAAGCCTCCAAATACGAACATTTAGAAAAAATGTCGGTTACCGATTTGTTGACCAATATCAACAACGAGGACAAAACCGTACCGTTAGCCGTAGAAAAAGCCATACCACAAATTGAAACTTTAGTGACTGAAATCGTTACGAAAATGAAACAAGGTGGTCGTTTATTTTACATTGGCGCAGGCACTTCAGGGCGTTTAGGAATTGTAGATGCATCAGAATGTCCACCTACGTTTGGTGTTCCGTTTGATTTGGTTATCGGAATTATAGCTGGTGGCGATACTGCCATTAGAAAAGCAGTAGAATTTGCCGAAGACGACAGCGCACAAGCGTGGAAAGATTTACAAGAATGGAATATCAATGAAAATGATGTCGTAATAGGTATTGCTGCTTCGGGAACAACACCTTATGTAATTGGTGGGTTAGAAATGTGCCATCAACACAACATCAGCACAGGAAGCATCAGTTGCAACGCGGGAAGTCCGTTATCTAAAACCGCTAAATTTCCGATTGATGTGGTCGTTGGACCAGAGTTCGTCACGGGAAGTTCACGCATGAAAGCAGGAACGGCTCAGAAATTAGTTTTAAACATGATTTCGACCGCAACCATGATACAGCTGGGCAAAGTAAAAGGCAACAAAATGGTCGACATGCAATTGAGTAACACCAAATTAATTGATAGAGGCACCCGAATGATTATGGAGGAAATTCCGGTAAGTTATGAAGAAGCCAATCAATTATTAAACACCCATGGAAGTGTTAGAAACGCAGTAGATTATTACAACAACAATAACTAG
- a CDS encoding TerC family protein: MEVFLNPDAWIALLTLTFLEIILGIDNIIFISIVTGKLPEEKRKKATRVGLFLAMFMRIALLFGITILIAMKAPWFSFDFGWFSADITGQALILLLGGLFLIYKSTKEIHEKVDHKGEEEKELKTSATKSFGSVIGQILLIDIIFSVDSILTAVGMTNGIEGALVIMITAVVISVGVMMLFAVPVGNFVNANPSIQILGLAFLILIGFMLITESMHLSHAELAGQHVGAVPKGYLYFAIAFSLAVEFINMKMRKKN; this comes from the coding sequence ATGGAAGTTTTCTTAAACCCAGATGCTTGGATAGCACTTTTGACTTTAACCTTTTTAGAAATCATATTAGGTATTGATAACATCATTTTTATCTCGATAGTAACAGGAAAATTACCTGAAGAAAAACGTAAAAAAGCTACACGAGTAGGATTATTTTTAGCGATGTTTATGCGTATTGCATTGCTTTTCGGAATTACCATTTTAATAGCAATGAAAGCACCTTGGTTTAGTTTTGATTTTGGATGGTTCTCTGCAGATATAACTGGTCAAGCCTTAATTTTATTATTAGGAGGTTTGTTCTTAATTTACAAAAGCACGAAGGAAATCCATGAAAAAGTAGACCACAAAGGTGAAGAAGAAAAAGAACTAAAAACTTCGGCAACCAAATCATTTGGAAGCGTTATTGGTCAAATTTTATTAATCGACATCATTTTCTCTGTAGACAGTATTTTAACTGCTGTAGGTATGACTAATGGCATCGAAGGTGCGTTAGTAATTATGATTACTGCTGTGGTTATTTCTGTGGGTGTTATGATGTTATTTGCAGTTCCTGTTGGCAATTTTGTAAATGCCAATCCTTCTATTCAAATTTTAGGGTTAGCCTTCTTAATCTTAATTGGATTCATGCTTATTACCGAAAGTATGCACTTGTCACACGCTGAATTAGCGGGTCAACACGTAGGTGCAGTTCCAAAAGGCTATTTATATTTTGCAATTGCATTCTCTTTAGCCGTAGAATTTATTAATATGAAGATGCGTAAGAAAAACTAA
- a CDS encoding PH domain-containing protein, protein MGLFSALLGNAGAVNQETLVKEYGKLLITGEEIELGFKLIRDTFIFTNKRLILIEKQGITGSKIEYKSITYKSISRFSIETAGTFDLEAELKIWVSSEANPSIVKQFNKSVNVYDVQNVLAHHVLK, encoded by the coding sequence ATGGGATTATTTTCTGCGCTACTTGGCAATGCAGGTGCTGTAAATCAAGAAACTTTAGTGAAAGAGTATGGCAAACTTTTAATTACAGGTGAAGAAATCGAGTTAGGTTTCAAACTAATCCGAGATACTTTTATTTTCACCAACAAACGATTAATTCTAATTGAAAAACAAGGAATTACAGGTAGTAAAATTGAATATAAATCCATCACATACAAGAGTATTTCACGTTTCAGCATAGAAACTGCAGGCACTTTTGACTTAGAAGCCGAATTAAAAATATGGGTTTCAAGCGAAGCCAATCCAAGTATCGTGAAACAATTTAATAAATCAGTTAATGTGTATGATGTGCAAAATGTTTTAGCACATCATGTTTTAAAATAA